The DNA region AGCTGGAGGAGTGCGCCACCGCTGAACAGGTTGACCAGTCCGAAGAGGCCGTTGTTCTTGGTCTCCTTGATACAGGCGTGAACCGCCTGGAAGTCCACCCCTGGGACAGGGATGTGCGAGCCCAGCCGGAACAGCACCATGATGCCCAGCGTGAACAGCAGCTTCTTGCGCAGGTCGGGCGTCTGGAACGCCCGCGCGAACGCACTGAGCACGGTGCCTCCTGCGCCTCCCGCGCGTCGTCGGCGGGAGGGTCGGTCCTGAATGGGAGTTTGGCGGTACGGGCCCCCGTACAGACGGCACAGGCGAGCCTACGCGCAGCCTACAAGGGAACTCCACGGACTCTAACAGTGCGCGGCCACTCGAAAGAAGCGCGTACCGCCCCTCCCCCACTCACGGGGTACGGGATGCCCGGTTTTGCCACACAAAAGAACGAGGGCGGATCACCGGGATCCGGACCCTCCGGAAAGGGCCCGGCCGGAAACGGCGCGAGCCCCGCACCTCCCGGTGGGGAGGTGCGGGGCTCGCGGAGTCAGCGGGCTCAGACGAGCTCGGTGACGGTGCCGCCGGCGGCGGTGATCTTCTCGGTGGCCGAGCCGGAGACGGCGTCGACCGTCACCTGCAGGGCGACCGAGATCTCGCCGGTGCCGAGCACCTTGACGAGGGAGTTCTTGCGAACCGCGCCCTTGGCGACCAGGTCCTCGACGGTGACCTCTCCACCCTGCGGGTAGAGCTCGGCCAGCTTGTCGAGGTTGACGACCTGGAACGTGATCTTGAACGGGTTCTTGAAGCCCTTCAGCTTCGGCAGGCGCATGTGGAGGGGCATCTGGCCACCCTCGAAGCGCTGCGGAACCTGGTAGCGGGCCTTGGTGCCCTTGGTACCACGACCGGCGGTCTTACCCTTGGAGCCTTCACCACGGCCGACACGGATCTTGTCGGTCTTGGCACCCGGGGCGGGACGCAGGTTGTGCACCTTGATCGGCGAGTCAGCCATCTCAGTCCACCTCCTCGACCGTGACGAGGTGACGCACGGTCTGGGCCATCCCGCGGATCTCGGGACGGTCCTCCTTGACGACCACATCGTGCATGCGCTTCAGACCCAGCGAGCGCAGCGTCTCGCGGTGGTTCTGCTTGCTGCCGATGTAGGACTTGGTCTGCGTGATCTTCAGGCGAGCCATCAGGCACTCACCCCGGCAGCAGCCCGAGCACGCAGCAGACCGGCCGGAGCCACGTCCTCAAGCGGCAGGCCACGGCGGGCCGCGACCTCCTCGGGACGCTGGATCTGCTTCAGCGCGGCAACCGTGGCGTGCACGATGTTGATCGCGTTGTCCGAGCCGAGCGACTTCGACAGGATGTCGTGGACGCCGGCGCACTCCAGGACGGCACGCACCGGGCCACCGGCGATAACACCGGTACCGGGGGCGGCGGGCTTCAGCAGCACGACGCCGGCGGCCTTCTCGCCCTGAACGGGGTGCGCGATGGTGCCCTGGATACGGGGGACCTTGAAGAAGTTCTTCTTGGCCTCCTCAACACCCTTGGCGATGGCGGCCGGAACCTCCTTCGCCTTCCCGTAACCGACACCTACGGTGCCGTCACCGTCGCCCACCACGACCAGCGCGGTGAAGCTGAAACGACGACCACCCTTGACAACCTTCGCGACACGGTTGATCGCGACGACACGCTCGACGTAAGCGGTCTTCTCGACGGCGGGGGCGTTGCCCCGGTCGTCACGCTTACGGTCACGCCGCTCGCCACCGCCGGTGCCGCCGCCGGCGCCGCTACCGCGGCGCTGGGGTCCAGCCATTGGAATTACCTCTCTCGATTACGTCCGTCGACTGAGCCGACGAGCGGCTTAGAAGTCGAGCCCGGCCTCGCGGGCCGCGTCCGCCAGGGCGGCGATGCGGCCGGCGTACCGGTTGCCCGCGCGGTCGAAGACGACCGACTCGATGCCGGCGGCCTTGGCGCGCTCGGCGACCAGGCTCCCGACCTTCTTGGCCAGCTCGGTCTTGTCGCCCTCGGCGCCCTTGATGGACACGTCGAGGGTGGACGCCGACGCCAGGGTGTGACCCTTGGCGTCGTCGATGACCTGGGCGACCATGTGACGGTTCGAGCGCGTCACGACGAGGCGCGGACGCACCTCGCTGCCGACGACGCGCTTGCGAACGCGGATCGCGCGGCGCTTGCGAGCGGCGCTCTTGTAGGCGTTGCCCTTGCCGATCTTGACAGAGACACTCATCGCTTACTTACCACTCTTTCCGACCTTGCGGCGGATAACCTCGCCCGCGTACTTGACACCCTTGGCCTTGTACGGGTCGGGCTTGCGCAGCTTGCGGATCTTCGC from Kitasatospora sp. NBC_00458 includes:
- the rplO gene encoding 50S ribosomal protein L15, with amino-acid sequence MADSPIKVHNLRPAPGAKTDKIRVGRGEGSKGKTAGRGTKGTKARYQVPQRFEGGQMPLHMRLPKLKGFKNPFKITFQVVNLDKLAELYPQGGEVTVEDLVAKGAVRKNSLVKVLGTGEISVALQVTVDAVSGSATEKITAAGGTVTELV
- the rpmD gene encoding 50S ribosomal protein L30: MARLKITQTKSYIGSKQNHRETLRSLGLKRMHDVVVKEDRPEIRGMAQTVRHLVTVEEVD
- the rpsE gene encoding 30S ribosomal protein S5, with the protein product MAGPQRRGSGAGGGTGGGERRDRKRDDRGNAPAVEKTAYVERVVAINRVAKVVKGGRRFSFTALVVVGDGDGTVGVGYGKAKEVPAAIAKGVEEAKKNFFKVPRIQGTIAHPVQGEKAAGVVLLKPAAPGTGVIAGGPVRAVLECAGVHDILSKSLGSDNAINIVHATVAALKQIQRPEEVAARRGLPLEDVAPAGLLRARAAAGVSA
- the rplR gene encoding 50S ribosomal protein L18 yields the protein MSVSVKIGKGNAYKSAARKRRAIRVRKRVVGSEVRPRLVVTRSNRHMVAQVIDDAKGHTLASASTLDVSIKGAEGDKTELAKKVGSLVAERAKAAGIESVVFDRAGNRYAGRIAALADAAREAGLDF